A single region of the Rhodococcus sp. W8901 genome encodes:
- a CDS encoding NAD(P)H-dependent flavin oxidoreductase has product MTDSFLTTLRLPVVAAPMFLVSGPELVTAACTAGIVGSFPTQNCRTAADLDTWMGSITDQLRAAEATTAPVAPWAANVITHSSNARLADDLRLIAEYKPQIVITALGSPKPVMDIVKGYGGTVIADVVNLRLAHKAADAGVDGMACVSAGAGGHTGHLSPFAFTSAVREFFDGMIIIGGGISDGHGVAGAITAGADLVYMGTRFLAAAESMAVDGYKQMVVDAGPDDLVVSSAITGTPASWLKPSLVACGLDPDNLTRPSGEKNYTAGAESMKRWKDVWAAGQGLQPIRAIEPVSAIVETIEREYVAALQRASQVITTAVR; this is encoded by the coding sequence ATGACCGACTCGTTCCTGACCACCCTGCGCCTGCCCGTCGTCGCGGCACCGATGTTCCTGGTGTCCGGCCCGGAACTCGTCACCGCCGCCTGCACCGCCGGCATCGTCGGCTCCTTCCCGACCCAGAACTGCCGTACCGCGGCGGATCTCGACACCTGGATGGGATCGATCACCGATCAGCTCCGCGCGGCGGAGGCCACCACAGCCCCGGTCGCCCCGTGGGCGGCAAACGTGATCACGCACAGCAGCAATGCCCGCCTCGCGGACGATCTGCGCCTCATCGCCGAGTACAAGCCGCAGATCGTCATCACCGCACTCGGGTCCCCGAAGCCCGTGATGGACATCGTCAAGGGCTACGGCGGCACGGTGATCGCCGACGTCGTGAACCTGCGCCTCGCGCACAAGGCCGCCGACGCGGGCGTGGACGGCATGGCCTGCGTGTCGGCCGGCGCAGGCGGACACACGGGCCACCTGTCGCCCTTCGCGTTCACGTCGGCCGTGCGCGAGTTCTTCGACGGGATGATCATCATCGGCGGCGGCATCAGCGACGGGCACGGTGTCGCGGGTGCGATCACCGCCGGCGCCGACCTGGTCTACATGGGCACCCGGTTCCTGGCGGCCGCGGAGAGCATGGCCGTGGACGGGTACAAGCAGATGGTCGTCGACGCCGGGCCCGACGACCTCGTGGTCAGTTCCGCGATCACCGGCACCCCGGCGTCCTGGCTCAAGCCCAGCCTCGTCGCCTGCGGACTCGACCCCGACAACCTGACACGCCCGTCCGGAGAAAAGAACTACACCGCGGGCGCGGAATCGATGAAGCGCTGGAAGGACGTCTGGGCCGCCGGCCAAGGGCTCCAGCCCATCCGCGCGATCGAACCGGTGAGCGCGATCGTCGAGACGATCGAAAGGGAGTACGTCGCGGCGCTGCAGCGGGCGAGTCAGGTGATCACGACCGCCGTGCGTTGA
- a CDS encoding DUF2004 domain-containing protein encodes MGQLTSRFAGHLDFGDDALVGAVLPAGIDGFGAGAWYWIQGDETLNQSELDKAEAALSDVQTLVAAAFVAFAAELTDPRSTSSLFRDFHLEEIPEEMVCDLFDVDTGEVVTDGVFLDHLVLVGIAISPAATERVLALDFAIGADKPTDQLLVAVWDRNDTVTVHHES; translated from the coding sequence ATGGGTCAATTGACGAGCCGGTTCGCGGGCCACCTCGATTTCGGTGACGACGCGTTGGTCGGCGCCGTGCTTCCTGCCGGCATAGACGGATTCGGTGCGGGTGCATGGTATTGGATTCAGGGTGATGAGACGCTGAACCAGAGCGAACTCGACAAGGCAGAAGCGGCTCTCAGCGATGTGCAGACTTTGGTCGCTGCGGCCTTCGTCGCTTTCGCCGCTGAGCTGACCGATCCCCGGTCGACGAGTTCATTGTTTCGCGATTTTCATCTCGAGGAGATTCCCGAAGAGATGGTGTGCGACCTGTTCGACGTGGACACCGGTGAGGTTGTCACTGACGGCGTCTTCCTCGACCATCTGGTCCTCGTCGGCATCGCGATCAGCCCGGCGGCGACGGAACGTGTCCTCGCACTCGACTTCGCAATCGGCGCTGACAAGCCCACCGACCAACTGCTTGTCGCCGTTTGGGATCGGAACGACACCGTTACCGTTCACCACGAAAGTTGA
- a CDS encoding TetR-like C-terminal domain-containing protein, with amino-acid sequence MKLNGGTTGRPRAATTDPTEDTGSLAADLLVIARAQREMYNDPLAKGLLPLILDSCFRDPITADAFSEQFIHRQRAATVKVPERAIVRGEIQLCAPMLFRAALPGMAPIDEDFERAIVASVLRDLRVANAEDVVAQAVRQLDPMQGGHHGEA; translated from the coding sequence ATGAAGCTCAATGGGGGGACGACCGGTCGTCCGAGGGCCGCCACGACCGATCCGACCGAAGACACCGGCTCACTCGCGGCGGATCTGCTCGTCATCGCGCGGGCACAGCGCGAGATGTACAACGACCCGCTCGCCAAGGGGCTGCTTCCGCTGATCCTCGATTCCTGCTTTCGGGATCCGATCACCGCAGATGCCTTCTCGGAACAGTTCATCCACCGCCAGCGCGCGGCGACCGTCAAGGTGCCGGAGAGAGCGATCGTGCGCGGCGAGATCCAACTTTGCGCGCCCATGCTGTTCCGTGCGGCACTTCCGGGCATGGCGCCGATCGACGAGGACTTCGAACGTGCGATCGTCGCATCGGTCCTCAGAGACCTGAGAGTCGCGAACGCGGAAGACGTGGTCGCTCAGGCCGTCCGGCAGCTGGACCCGATGCAAGGAGGCCATCATGGCGAAGCGTAA
- a CDS encoding ankyrin repeat domain-containing protein, which translates to MAKRKTLPKEFDAMLETASLDDLKAVFDRTLVDARGGSGKQTALGFVECPDELIVWLVEQGLDVDTADLYEDTPLWTRASRGRAEQIPLLLSLGADIQRPNRYGESPLHAATGGQRPDATRVLLEHGADARILNGRGETPMLSGLRRTQNFFIPGMARVAKLLLDAGDPVTDEMRAAVTRIGTEFEFHRDNFNPDFLDETDAGLAELYRLFGVTPVAGRRRHDGVSPIAVPAGAWQDQHQALWELLVPSNGPAATVQGEVVRLTGRIAREILDDGSPNWGRDFRNMLAALPEHYASGTPLPAGELQEAQSLSRALKSGDGDDAQVYRLSELAVAWVSLNPKSVPLGKVNYGR; encoded by the coding sequence ATGGCGAAGCGTAAGACCCTGCCGAAGGAGTTCGACGCGATGCTGGAGACCGCATCGCTCGACGATCTGAAGGCGGTGTTCGACAGGACGTTGGTCGATGCCCGCGGCGGATCCGGAAAGCAGACCGCCCTCGGATTCGTCGAGTGTCCGGACGAGCTGATCGTCTGGCTGGTCGAGCAGGGACTCGATGTCGATACCGCGGACCTCTATGAGGACACCCCACTCTGGACGAGAGCATCGAGGGGCCGCGCGGAGCAGATCCCGCTCCTGCTGTCGCTCGGGGCGGACATTCAACGACCGAACCGGTACGGCGAGTCGCCCCTGCACGCAGCCACGGGAGGCCAACGCCCCGACGCGACGAGGGTGCTGCTCGAACACGGCGCCGATGCTCGAATCCTGAACGGCAGGGGCGAGACACCGATGCTCTCCGGCCTCCGACGCACGCAGAACTTCTTCATCCCGGGTATGGCCCGCGTCGCGAAGCTACTCCTCGACGCCGGGGATCCCGTGACCGACGAGATGCGGGCCGCGGTGACCCGGATCGGCACGGAGTTCGAGTTCCACCGGGACAACTTCAACCCCGACTTCCTCGACGAGACCGATGCCGGCCTCGCGGAGCTCTACCGGTTGTTCGGCGTCACGCCCGTTGCCGGCCGTCGGCGACACGACGGCGTCTCGCCGATCGCGGTTCCCGCGGGCGCGTGGCAGGACCAGCATCAGGCGCTCTGGGAGTTGCTGGTGCCGTCGAACGGCCCTGCGGCGACCGTGCAGGGCGAGGTGGTCCGCCTCACCGGACGGATCGCGAGGGAGATCCTCGACGACGGAAGCCCGAACTGGGGACGCGACTTCAGGAACATGCTCGCCGCGCTGCCCGAGCACTATGCGAGCGGCACCCCGCTCCCGGCCGGCGAACTGCAGGAGGCCCAAAGCCTCTCGCGGGCCTTGAAATCCGGCGACGGGGACGACGCACAGGTGTATCGCCTGAGCGAACTCGCGGTCGCGTGGGTCAGTTTGAATCCGAAATCGGTACCGCTGGGGAAGGTGAACTATGGGCGTTGA
- a CDS encoding DUF4274 domain-containing protein codes for MGVDFDELELRLMREFLESASATEWLVTALATNYDGKSELIAWMAAHPKLDRATAAALYWYSQPGYYQRFRSEADVPSVNRAGWANVHVLQDRIVSGTVAVAGPSFDPANDLSTPTGNPKHPGQDWTAEALGAQDDPGWLIPPVMFESVTGDDVDIRGYVESHGWNEGMPPSVLDGLEAAWREDDEDED; via the coding sequence ATGGGCGTTGACTTCGACGAACTGGAGCTGCGTCTGATGCGCGAGTTCCTGGAGAGTGCGTCCGCGACCGAGTGGTTGGTGACCGCACTCGCAACGAACTACGACGGCAAGTCCGAGCTGATCGCATGGATGGCCGCGCATCCGAAGCTCGATCGTGCCACCGCAGCGGCCTTGTACTGGTACTCCCAGCCCGGTTACTACCAGAGGTTCCGCAGCGAGGCCGATGTGCCGTCGGTCAATCGCGCGGGATGGGCGAATGTGCATGTGCTGCAGGACCGTATCGTCTCCGGCACGGTGGCGGTGGCCGGTCCGTCGTTCGACCCGGCGAACGATCTCTCGACTCCGACCGGGAATCCGAAGCACCCCGGCCAGGACTGGACGGCGGAAGCGCTGGGCGCACAAGATGATCCGGGATGGCTGATCCCTCCGGTGATGTTCGAGTCCGTCACCGGAGACGACGTCGACATCCGCGGCTACGTGGAGTCCCACGGATGGAACGAGGGGATGCCGCCTTCCGTGCTCGATGGGCTCGAAGCTGCATGGCGGGAAGACGACGAGGACGAGGACTAG
- a CDS encoding alpha/beta hydrolase, with protein MAGAIDSAKRRTAQALLALPSGAIRRLAGQPVEVEGNILDAEMQLILRLQRVEGKPFDEQPIPEGRRALVRSARTVGGDLPIGAATDLDIDGPVGPLRLRFYTPRGLATASPALFFVHGGGFVYGDLDSHDAMCRFLAERAGIRVVAVDYRLAPEFPFPAAGADVETAYSFVTANATGLGIDPTRIAVGGDSSGGNLATVLAQRAVQGEVAVPPVFQLLIYPVVDFAVRRPSRSTYASGFFLSKRFVATSEDSYVTAGTSRTDPLLSPIYGDLTGLPPAYVVTAGFDPLRDEGNEYAEKLRDAGVAVEHVIERRLIHSFANMVGVGRSGPEAMGRAASALRQALFSPAISSPASRRLGSDSSVHHES; from the coding sequence ATGGCTGGGGCGATCGACTCCGCAAAACGGCGCACGGCACAGGCCCTGCTGGCGCTGCCTTCCGGCGCCATCCGGCGCCTGGCGGGGCAGCCCGTGGAGGTCGAGGGCAACATCCTCGACGCCGAGATGCAGCTGATTCTCAGGCTGCAAAGGGTCGAGGGCAAGCCATTCGACGAACAGCCGATCCCGGAGGGGCGTCGCGCACTCGTCCGCAGCGCCAGAACCGTCGGTGGGGACCTGCCGATCGGCGCGGCCACCGATCTCGACATCGACGGGCCAGTTGGTCCGCTCCGGTTGCGGTTCTACACCCCGCGCGGTCTGGCCACGGCATCCCCTGCCCTGTTTTTCGTCCACGGCGGCGGCTTCGTGTACGGCGACCTCGACAGCCATGACGCGATGTGCCGCTTCCTCGCGGAGCGGGCGGGCATCCGCGTCGTGGCGGTCGACTACCGGCTCGCCCCCGAGTTTCCCTTCCCCGCCGCTGGCGCCGACGTCGAGACCGCGTACTCGTTCGTGACCGCCAACGCGACCGGCCTCGGCATCGACCCAACCCGAATTGCCGTCGGTGGCGACAGCTCGGGTGGAAATCTCGCCACGGTGCTCGCTCAGCGCGCCGTTCAGGGGGAAGTTGCGGTACCGCCCGTATTCCAGCTGCTGATCTACCCGGTGGTGGATTTCGCCGTCAGACGCCCCAGCCGATCGACCTATGCGAGCGGGTTCTTCCTGTCCAAACGTTTCGTGGCCACCAGCGAGGACAGCTATGTCACCGCCGGGACTAGCCGGACAGACCCGCTACTGTCCCCGATCTACGGTGACCTCACCGGACTGCCGCCCGCCTACGTGGTGACCGCCGGGTTCGATCCTTTGCGCGACGAGGGCAATGAGTACGCCGAAAAACTGCGCGACGCAGGTGTCGCGGTAGAGCATGTCATCGAACGCAGACTCATCCACTCCTTCGCGAACATGGTCGGCGTTGGACGATCGGGCCCTGAAGCAATGGGCCGGGCCGCGTCCGCGCTGCGGCAGGCACTGTTCAGCCCTGCGATCAGTTCCCCGGCATCCCGCCGGCTGGGGTCGGACAGCTCCGTTCACCACGAAAGTTGA